In the genome of Sorangium aterium, one region contains:
- a CDS encoding STAS domain-containing protein yields MDTPSNEADVERFFAVCPDPLCVLRSDGSFLRVSGAWERTLGLGTEDLVGQSLLDLVHQDDVVATREQMDRLRQGPVTLGLENRCRSRSGLYVWLSWSMLSVPSEGLVYGWARNVGKQKRLERALMQRIETKMLVASISAHFINVKLSDVDRGFHSALAELGKALRADRTSLFLLAEDGRRFLNTHEWCAEGVPSLRAERGVVSRDVYPWLVERLFRLEVCDVPRVADLPDEAASERRAFTELGIASLVRMPAAYAGRLVGVVGLDAVRSTRAWDKSVRALLQVIGEMFAITLERMRAEESLRAVVEQQESMRAVISRQESAIETLSTPIIQVWDSVLVLPLVGSIDRHRATEITEKLLHTIVETKSRYAIVEVTGVEEVDSTTAQHLISMLQTIELLGAQGVVAGVQPQVAQTASSLGVELSSVQVHRDLQEALRWCIRELRADRGTGKRRQGRR; encoded by the coding sequence ATGGACACACCTTCGAACGAAGCGGACGTAGAGAGGTTCTTCGCTGTCTGTCCCGATCCGCTGTGTGTTCTGCGGAGCGATGGATCGTTCCTGCGTGTGAGCGGCGCCTGGGAGCGGACGCTCGGCCTGGGGACGGAGGATCTCGTCGGCCAGAGCCTCCTCGATCTCGTGCACCAGGACGACGTCGTCGCGACCAGGGAGCAGATGGATCGGCTCCGGCAGGGGCCCGTCACGCTCGGGCTGGAGAACCGGTGCAGGAGCAGGAGCGGCCTCTACGTCTGGCTGTCGTGGTCGATGCTCTCGGTACCGAGCGAGGGGCTCGTGTACGGCTGGGCGCGCAACGTGGGCAAGCAGAAGCGCCTCGAGCGGGCGCTGATGCAGCGGATCGAGACCAAGATGCTGGTCGCGTCGATCTCGGCCCATTTCATCAACGTGAAGCTTTCGGACGTCGACCGAGGCTTCCACTCGGCGCTCGCGGAGCTCGGCAAGGCGCTGCGCGCCGACAGGACGAGCCTCTTCCTCCTCGCGGAGGACGGGCGGCGGTTCCTGAACACGCACGAGTGGTGCGCCGAGGGGGTGCCGTCGCTGCGCGCGGAGCGGGGGGTCGTCTCCAGGGACGTGTATCCGTGGCTCGTCGAGCGGCTGTTCCGCCTTGAGGTGTGCGACGTGCCGCGCGTGGCCGATCTACCGGATGAGGCAGCGAGCGAGCGGCGGGCCTTCACGGAGCTCGGGATCGCCTCGCTCGTCCGGATGCCTGCAGCGTACGCCGGGCGGCTCGTGGGGGTCGTGGGGCTCGACGCGGTGCGATCCACCCGCGCGTGGGACAAGAGCGTCCGGGCGCTGCTCCAGGTCATCGGCGAGATGTTCGCGATCACGCTGGAGCGCATGCGCGCCGAGGAGTCGCTGCGCGCCGTGGTCGAGCAGCAGGAGTCGATGCGCGCGGTGATCTCGCGGCAGGAGTCCGCGATCGAGACGCTGTCGACGCCGATCATCCAGGTCTGGGACAGCGTGCTCGTGCTGCCGCTCGTCGGCAGCATCGATCGTCACCGGGCGACCGAGATCACGGAGAAGCTGCTGCACACGATCGTCGAGACGAAGTCGCGTTATGCGATCGTCGAGGTGACGGGGGTCGAAGAGGTCGACTCCACGACGGCGCAGCACCTCATCAGCATGCTGCAGACGATCGAGCTGCTCGGAGCGCAAGGGGTCGTGGCCGGGGTCCAGCCGCAGGTGGCGCAGACGGCCTCGTCGCTCGGGGTCGAGCTCTCGTCCGTCCAGGTGCATCGGGACCTCCAGGAGGCGCTGAGGTGGTGCATCCGGGAGCTCCGGGCAGACCGGGGGACAGGGAAGCGGCGGCAGGGACGGCGGTAG
- a CDS encoding MarR family winged helix-turn-helix transcriptional regulator, with the protein MTATLPPPERPEIDAIVEMIIYLYTESRRLTKGMASGFGLTGPQLTILKLLESFQDLSLSTLSERIRAQNSTVTGIVDRMEREGLVRRERSKADRRVVHIRLSEKGARLAREIQVEPMEIFRSALLSLSPTDLRDLLRILTKLQKQVVSRVGQNRTEEERRR; encoded by the coding sequence GTGACAGCGACCCTGCCGCCGCCCGAGAGGCCGGAGATCGACGCCATCGTGGAGATGATCATCTATCTCTACACGGAGTCGCGCAGGCTCACGAAGGGCATGGCGAGCGGGTTCGGCCTCACCGGGCCACAGCTCACCATCCTCAAGCTGCTCGAGTCGTTCCAGGATCTCTCGCTGTCCACGCTGTCGGAGCGCATCCGGGCGCAGAACAGCACCGTGACAGGGATCGTCGATCGCATGGAGCGAGAGGGGCTCGTCCGGCGCGAACGCTCGAAGGCCGACCGGCGCGTCGTCCACATCCGGCTCAGCGAGAAGGGGGCGCGGCTCGCCCGCGAGATCCAGGTCGAACCGATGGAGATCTTCCGGAGCGCGCTGCTCAGCTTGAGCCCGACCGATCTGCGCGATCTGCTCCGGATCCTGACGAAGCTGCAAAAACAGGTGGTGTCGCGGGTCGGACAGAACCGGACTGAAGAAGAGCGACGGCGCTGA
- a CDS encoding 3-keto-5-aminohexanoate cleavage protein, translating into MREKPTFTGEPRDPNGRDPDICVVTCALTGVLAGRKQCPAIPYTPVEIAEEAKRAYDAGAAAVHIHARNDDGSPTFSPAVFARIKDEVRRRCPVILNFSTGTLLDDVNEQCATLRESRPEIAALNMGTMNYSKYSRARKTFDFDMVFPNTYAKISKLLHAMNEAGTKPELECFDTGHTQGTWPLVDMGLLKPPLQFSFIVNVLGGIPAHVESLQLQTRIMPPGSEWEVIGISHGQWRMLAAALVLGGNVRCGLEDHFYLPSGEMARSNGELCEVAVRMVRDVGRRPATVEEARQILGLHDGGAAGAAGAAGGSAS; encoded by the coding sequence ATGAGAGAGAAGCCGACGTTCACCGGGGAACCGAGGGATCCGAACGGGCGAGATCCCGATATCTGCGTGGTGACCTGCGCGCTGACAGGGGTGCTCGCCGGCCGCAAGCAGTGCCCGGCCATCCCGTACACGCCGGTCGAGATCGCCGAGGAGGCGAAGCGGGCCTACGACGCAGGGGCGGCGGCTGTGCACATCCACGCGCGCAACGACGACGGATCTCCGACGTTCTCTCCGGCCGTATTCGCGCGGATCAAGGACGAGGTGCGCCGGCGCTGCCCGGTGATCCTGAACTTCTCGACGGGCACCCTCCTCGACGACGTGAACGAGCAGTGCGCGACCCTCCGGGAGAGCCGCCCCGAGATCGCGGCGCTCAACATGGGCACCATGAACTACTCGAAGTACTCCCGCGCGCGGAAGACCTTCGATTTCGACATGGTGTTTCCCAACACGTACGCGAAGATCAGCAAGCTCCTTCACGCCATGAACGAGGCCGGGACCAAGCCCGAGCTCGAGTGCTTCGATACGGGGCACACCCAGGGCACCTGGCCGCTCGTCGACATGGGGCTCCTCAAACCACCGCTCCAGTTCTCGTTCATCGTCAACGTGCTGGGCGGCATCCCCGCGCACGTGGAGTCGCTCCAGCTCCAGACAAGGATCATGCCTCCCGGCTCGGAGTGGGAGGTGATCGGGATCAGCCACGGGCAGTGGAGGATGCTGGCGGCGGCGCTCGTGCTCGGCGGCAACGTGCGGTGCGGGCTCGAGGACCACTTCTACCTGCCGAGCGGCGAGATGGCGCGCAGCAACGGTGAGCTCTGCGAGGTGGCCGTGCGCATGGTGCGCGACGTCGGCCGCAGGCCGGCGACGGTCGAGGAAGCCCGGCAGATCCTGGGCCTTCACGACGGCGGCGCGGCAGGAGCGGCAGGAGCGGCGGGAGGGTCGGCGTCGTGA